In Pseudomonas nunensis, a single window of DNA contains:
- the nirD gene encoding nitrite reductase small subunit NirD has product MSLSNTQRMAAMENTGAWQAVCAQQDLVDNSGVVVWLDGAQVALFYLPDAEGQTLFAIDNHDPQSGANVIGRGLVGSIKGDLVVASPIYKQHFRLEDGSCLEYPQQRLRVWPVRLNGGAVEVGTLTTR; this is encoded by the coding sequence ATGAGCCTTTCCAATACCCAACGCATGGCCGCTATGGAAAACACCGGGGCCTGGCAAGCCGTGTGTGCGCAACAGGATCTGGTCGACAACTCCGGCGTGGTCGTGTGGCTCGACGGCGCGCAAGTGGCGCTGTTCTACCTGCCGGATGCCGAGGGCCAGACGTTGTTCGCCATCGACAACCACGACCCGCAATCCGGCGCGAATGTGATCGGTCGGGGGTTGGTGGGCAGCATCAAGGGCGATCTGGTGGTCGCGTCGCCGATCTACAAGCAGCATTTCCGGCTGGAGGATGGTAGCTGTCTGGAGTATCCGCAACAGCGGTTGCGGGTGTGGCCGGTAAGGCTCAATGGCGGGGCGGTGGAAGTGGGAACGCTGACAACCCGCTAG
- a CDS encoding cupin domain-containing protein, protein MNIEPAAPETKGVTVMLLATIDLGPEIEGMAGRQLRMRKVTIEPGGVFGPLHNHIDRPGTVYILQGTITDHRNGVATDYGPGVGWPEDRNTTHWLENRGSETAVEISVDIVRQA, encoded by the coding sequence ATGAACATCGAACCGGCGGCACCCGAAACGAAAGGCGTGACGGTGATGTTGCTGGCAACGATTGACCTCGGTCCCGAGATCGAGGGCATGGCGGGGCGCCAACTCAGAATGCGCAAGGTGACCATCGAGCCCGGAGGCGTCTTCGGGCCGCTGCACAACCACATCGACAGGCCGGGCACCGTCTACATCCTGCAAGGGACCATCACCGACCATCGCAATGGCGTCGCCACGGATTACGGGCCCGGAGTGGGTTGGCCCGAGGATCGGAATACTACCCACTGGCTCGAAAATAGAGGCTCGGAAACGGCGGTGGAGATCTCGGTCGATATCGTCAGGCAAGCCTGA
- a CDS encoding ATP-binding protein, whose amino-acid sequence MDGFKKRLSESVQLRLSVTLSLAILIVAILAGIFAFVSAFDEAHEMQDDTLRQVALLFDRQNMTLQYPVGKISDGDDEESRVIIQYLADGSKASGNDDDATPLPFPTTLADGLVTVNVGGEAFRVLVKTTARGERIAVAQETGARDKDARESAWRSLLPFLILFPVLLLVVGDLVRKLFRPIAALSSEIDQRSEQELHPVDESHLPTEIRPFVVAINRLLARVTNTLETQRRFVADAAHELRSPLTALSLQAERLAAADMSPLAHERLVPLRRGIERGRNLIDQLLNLAKAQSVSNLPASPVSAHDVYRQVLEDLLPLAEIKHLDIGVEGTQDVQVLINETDLLTLVKNLVDNAIRYTPEGGRIDLSVGMDQGMALLRIQDTGPGIALEERERVFDPFYRSLGTDEAGSGLGLSIVQAIAQRTGARVDLGFTDEVKHRGLSVSVWLRVAK is encoded by the coding sequence ATGGATGGTTTCAAAAAACGCTTGAGTGAATCGGTGCAACTCAGGCTGTCCGTCACCCTGTCGCTGGCGATCCTGATTGTTGCGATTCTGGCCGGTATCTTCGCCTTCGTCTCCGCCTTCGACGAGGCCCACGAAATGCAGGACGACACCTTGCGCCAGGTGGCCTTGCTGTTTGACCGACAAAACATGACGCTGCAATACCCCGTGGGCAAGATCAGTGACGGTGACGACGAAGAATCGAGGGTGATCATTCAGTACCTCGCCGACGGCAGCAAAGCCTCCGGCAACGATGATGACGCGACTCCGCTGCCCTTCCCCACGACACTGGCCGATGGCTTGGTCACGGTAAATGTCGGCGGCGAGGCCTTTCGCGTACTGGTAAAAACCACCGCCCGTGGCGAGCGTATTGCGGTCGCCCAGGAAACCGGTGCCCGGGACAAGGACGCCCGCGAGAGTGCCTGGCGCAGCCTGCTGCCCTTCCTGATTCTGTTTCCGGTGCTGTTGCTGGTGGTCGGCGATCTGGTACGCAAGCTGTTTCGCCCCATCGCCGCGCTGTCTTCGGAAATCGATCAGCGCTCCGAGCAGGAGCTGCATCCTGTCGATGAGAGCCATCTGCCGACCGAGATCCGCCCCTTTGTGGTGGCGATCAATCGCTTGCTGGCACGCGTGACGAACACTCTGGAAACCCAGCGCCGTTTTGTCGCCGACGCGGCCCACGAACTGCGCTCGCCGCTGACCGCCCTGTCCTTGCAAGCCGAACGCCTGGCTGCCGCCGACATGTCGCCTCTGGCCCATGAACGTCTGGTGCCGCTGCGCCGGGGCATTGAGCGCGGTAGAAACCTGATCGATCAATTGCTGAACCTGGCCAAGGCGCAATCCGTCTCAAACCTGCCGGCATCGCCGGTTTCGGCGCATGACGTTTACCGACAAGTACTGGAAGATCTGCTGCCGCTGGCCGAGATCAAACACCTCGACATTGGCGTCGAAGGCACGCAAGACGTGCAAGTGCTGATCAACGAAACGGACCTGCTGACCCTGGTCAAAAACCTGGTGGATAACGCGATTCGCTATACGCCTGAGGGTGGCCGGATCGACCTTTCGGTGGGCATGGATCAAGGCATGGCGCTGCTGCGAATCCAGGACACGGGGCCGGGGATTGCGCTGGAGGAGCGAGAGCGGGTGTTTGATCCGTTTTATCGCAGCCTGGGGACGGACGAGGCTGGCTCCGGATTGGGGCTGTCGATTGTTCAGGCGATTGCGCAGCGCACCGGGGCTCGGGTCGATTTAGGGTTCACCGATGAGGTGAAACACCGTGGATTGAGTGTGTCGGTCTGGTTAAGGGTGGCCAAATAA
- the nirB gene encoding nitrite reductase large subunit NirB, with the protein MNSNVAALNKLQTLIVIGNGMVGHHCVEQLIERGALDHYRLHVFSEEPMRAYDRVHLSEYFTGRDAESLALSDASLYQTPGVTLHLGVPVLEIDRARCEVITAQGCVAYDQLILATGSYPFVPPIEGAEGDSRLVYRTLEDLDAIRAAAANARRGVVVGGGLLGLEAANALKSLGLEAHVVEFAPRLMPVQLDDFGGLALKAQIERLGVGVHLSRATQSISAGADYRYRMNFANEEFLETDLIVFSAGIRAQDALARQCALEIGPRGGVVINDECLSSDPNIYAIGECAAWNGSLFGLVAPGYQMARGVAAQVCNQTAEPFLGADMSTKLKLLGVDVGSIGDAHAHTPGARSYQFIDEATASYRRLVVDPTGKYVLGAVLVGDNSYYDTLLQYMQNAIALPAEPASLILPSSEGAPTLGPGALPESATVCSCHNVTKGAICSAIDGGCTDLGLLKSQTKACTGCGGCAGLLKQVFEHELIARGVSVDKSLCEHFAYTRQELYALVRVEGVITFEELLAKHGRGHTGCDVCKPAVGSILASCWNQPIMDPSLVPLQDTNDTFMANMQKNGTYSVVPRIPGGEITADKLIAIGVVAKKYDLYTKITGGQRIDLFGAQLHELPDIWSELIEAGFETGHAYGKSTRTVKSCVGSTWCRYGVQDSVKMALLIEDRYKGLRSPHKLKFAVSGCTRECAEAQSKDVGVIATEKGWNLYIAGNGGMRPRHAELFATDLDDETLIRYIDRFLMFYIRTADKLQRTSVWRESLEGGLDFLKDVIISDSLGLGAELEAQMQLVVDRYECEWANALKDPEKLKRFRTFVNDKRPDPDIHFVQERGQRRPIMAAELNLIPVTEEIA; encoded by the coding sequence ATGAATTCCAATGTTGCCGCGTTGAACAAATTGCAAACGCTGATCGTGATCGGCAATGGCATGGTCGGACATCATTGCGTCGAACAACTGATCGAGCGCGGGGCGCTGGACCACTACCGCCTGCACGTCTTCAGCGAAGAGCCGATGCGTGCCTACGACCGTGTGCATCTGTCCGAGTATTTCACCGGTCGCGATGCCGAGTCGCTGGCACTATCGGATGCGTCGCTGTACCAGACGCCCGGCGTCACCCTGCATCTGGGCGTGCCGGTGCTGGAAATCGACCGCGCTCGTTGCGAGGTGATTACCGCTCAAGGCTGCGTTGCTTACGACCAGTTGATCCTGGCCACTGGCTCCTATCCATTCGTACCGCCGATTGAGGGCGCCGAGGGCGATTCGCGGCTGGTGTATCGCACCCTCGAAGACCTCGACGCGATCCGTGCCGCAGCGGCCAACGCGCGGCGCGGTGTGGTGGTCGGCGGTGGCTTGCTCGGTCTTGAAGCCGCCAATGCGCTGAAAAGCCTGGGGCTGGAAGCGCATGTCGTCGAGTTCGCGCCACGGCTGATGCCGGTGCAACTGGATGACTTCGGTGGCCTGGCGCTGAAGGCGCAGATCGAACGACTGGGCGTCGGTGTGCATTTGTCCCGCGCCACACAATCGATCAGCGCCGGTGCGGATTACCGCTACCGCATGAATTTTGCCAATGAAGAATTCCTTGAAACCGACCTGATCGTGTTCTCCGCCGGTATCCGTGCGCAAGATGCGCTGGCTCGCCAATGCGCACTGGAAATCGGCCCGCGCGGTGGTGTGGTGATCAACGACGAATGCCTGAGCAGCGACCCGAACATCTACGCCATCGGCGAATGCGCTGCGTGGAACGGCAGCCTGTTCGGCCTGGTCGCGCCGGGTTACCAGATGGCCCGTGGGGTGGCCGCACAGGTGTGCAACCAGACCGCCGAACCGTTCCTGGGCGCGGACATGTCGACCAAGCTCAAACTGCTCGGCGTGGACGTCGGTTCCATCGGCGATGCCCACGCCCACACGCCGGGTGCGCGCAGCTATCAGTTCATCGACGAAGCCACCGCCAGCTACCGGCGCCTGGTGGTGGACCCGACCGGCAAGTACGTGTTGGGTGCGGTGCTGGTCGGCGACAACAGCTACTACGACACGCTGCTGCAATACATGCAGAACGCCATCGCGTTGCCAGCGGAGCCGGCTAGCCTGATCCTGCCCTCGTCCGAAGGCGCGCCGACCCTCGGCCCTGGCGCGTTGCCCGAGTCGGCCACGGTGTGCTCGTGCCACAACGTCACCAAAGGCGCGATCTGCTCGGCCATCGACGGTGGCTGCACCGACCTCGGCCTGCTCAAGTCGCAGACCAAGGCCTGCACCGGTTGCGGTGGTTGCGCCGGGTTGCTCAAGCAAGTCTTCGAGCATGAATTGATCGCCCGTGGTGTCAGCGTCGACAAGAGCTTGTGCGAGCACTTCGCCTACACCCGTCAGGAACTGTATGCGCTGGTGCGGGTGGAAGGGGTGATCACTTTCGAAGAGCTGCTGGCCAAACATGGCCGTGGCCACACCGGGTGCGACGTGTGCAAACCGGCGGTGGGCTCGATCCTCGCGTCGTGCTGGAACCAGCCGATCATGGACCCGTCGCTGGTGCCGTTGCAGGACACCAACGACACCTTCATGGCCAACATGCAAAAGAACGGCACGTACTCCGTGGTGCCGCGCATCCCTGGTGGCGAAATCACCGCCGACAAGCTGATCGCGATTGGCGTGGTGGCGAAGAAATACGACCTCTACACCAAAATCACCGGCGGCCAGCGCATCGACCTGTTCGGCGCGCAATTGCATGAATTGCCGGACATCTGGAGCGAGCTGATCGAAGCCGGTTTCGAAACCGGCCACGCCTACGGCAAATCCACGCGCACGGTGAAGTCCTGCGTCGGCAGCACCTGGTGCCGTTACGGCGTGCAGGACAGCGTGAAAATGGCCTTGCTCATCGAGGATCGCTACAAGGGATTGCGCTCGCCACACAAACTCAAATTCGCCGTGTCCGGTTGCACCCGCGAATGCGCCGAAGCGCAGAGCAAAGACGTCGGCGTGATCGCCACCGAGAAGGGCTGGAACCTCTACATCGCCGGCAATGGCGGCATGCGTCCGCGTCACGCTGAGTTGTTTGCGACCGACCTCGACGATGAAACCCTGATCCGCTACATCGACCGCTTCCTGATGTTCTACATCCGCACCGCCGACAAATTGCAGCGCACCTCGGTCTGGCGCGAAAGCCTGGAGGGCGGCCTCGACTTCCTCAAAGACGTGATCATTAGCGACAGCCTTGGCCTCGGTGCAGAGCTTGAGGCGCAGATGCAATTGGTGGTCGATCGCTACGAATGCGAATGGGCCAACGCTCTTAAAGACCCTGAAAAACTCAAGCGCTTCCGCACCTTCGTCAACGATAAACGCCCGGACCCGGACATCCACTTCGTCCAGGAACGCGGCCAACGGCGCCCGATCATGGCCGCCGAACTCAACCTGATTCCGGTCACCGAGGAGATTGCCTGA
- a CDS encoding arsenate reductase ArsC, whose amino-acid sequence MRVLFMCTANSCRSILSEAMFNHLAPKGFEAVSAGSFPKGQVLPRSLTTLQAAGIATDGLSSKGNDAFEANPPDVVITVCDKAAGETCPVYFGPALKAHWGLEDPSEVSGDEAAISAAFHATLARIETRCRAFLALPFADLDRDALKRELDRISTL is encoded by the coding sequence ATGCGAGTTCTATTCATGTGCACGGCCAACAGCTGCCGCAGCATCCTCTCCGAAGCAATGTTCAATCACCTGGCCCCAAAGGGTTTCGAGGCGGTCAGCGCCGGCAGTTTTCCCAAGGGCCAGGTGCTGCCTCGCAGCCTGACCACGTTGCAGGCAGCCGGCATCGCCACCGATGGCTTGAGCAGCAAAGGCAACGACGCCTTCGAAGCCAACCCGCCGGACGTCGTCATCACTGTTTGCGACAAGGCTGCCGGTGAAACCTGCCCCGTGTACTTCGGCCCGGCGCTGAAGGCGCATTGGGGGCTGGAAGATCCGTCAGAAGTGTCGGGTGACGAAGCCGCGATATCCGCCGCTTTCCACGCGACCCTGGCGCGTATCGAAACCCGTTGCCGGGCCTTTCTCGCCCTGCCCTTCGCCGACCTTGATCGCGATGCCTTGAAGCGTGAACTCGACCGCATCAGCACGCTGTAA
- the arsH gene encoding arsenical resistance protein ArsH: MTHPLPNLDPSLIAQRENGDQHKPRILLLYGSTRARSFSRLLVEEAARLLEHFGAETRIFNPSGLPLPDDAPNDHPKVQELLELMQWSEGQVWCSPERHGSMSAVFKAQIDWVPLAIGAVRPTQGKTLAVMQVCGGSQSFNVVNQLRVLGRWMRMFTIPNQSSVPKAFLEFDEDNRMKPSALYDRVVDVMEELVKFTLLLRDRPDLVDRYSERKESAEALTQRVNQRSI; this comes from the coding sequence ATGACTCATCCACTGCCCAACCTAGACCCGTCATTGATTGCACAGCGTGAAAATGGCGATCAGCACAAACCGCGAATCCTGCTGTTGTACGGCTCGACCCGCGCCCGCTCCTTCAGTCGATTGCTGGTAGAAGAAGCAGCCCGCTTGCTTGAACACTTCGGCGCCGAAACACGGATTTTCAACCCCTCAGGTTTGCCGCTGCCGGACGACGCGCCGAACGATCATCCGAAAGTCCAGGAACTGCTGGAGTTGATGCAATGGTCGGAAGGCCAGGTCTGGTGCTCGCCGGAGCGACACGGTTCGATGTCGGCGGTGTTCAAGGCGCAGATCGACTGGGTGCCGCTGGCCATCGGCGCGGTGCGCCCGACCCAGGGCAAGACCTTGGCGGTGATGCAGGTGTGCGGCGGCTCGCAATCGTTCAACGTGGTCAATCAACTGCGCGTGCTGGGGCGCTGGATGCGCATGTTCACCATCCCCAATCAATCCTCAGTGCCGAAGGCTTTTCTGGAGTTCGACGAGGACAACCGCATGAAGCCCTCGGCGCTGTACGACCGGGTGGTGGACGTGATGGAGGAACTGGTGAAATTCACCCTGCTGCTTCGCGATCGTCCGGATCTGGTTGACCGCTATTCGGAGCGCAAGGAGTCGGCTGAAGCGCTGACCCAGCGCGTCAATCAGCGGTCGATTTGA
- a CDS encoding metalloregulator ArsR/SmtB family transcription factor, which produces MLSPPAIYKCLSDETRARATLLITREGELCVCELVCALDDSQPKISRHLAQLRACGLLLDRRQGQWVYYRLNPELPAWVRTVLETTLHANAEWLEENSARLKQMHDRPLNTAACC; this is translated from the coding sequence ATGCTCAGCCCTCCAGCCATCTACAAATGCCTCTCCGACGAAACCCGAGCTCGCGCCACTTTGCTGATCACCCGTGAAGGCGAGTTATGCGTCTGCGAATTGGTCTGTGCGCTGGATGACAGTCAGCCAAAAATCTCCCGCCATCTGGCCCAGCTCCGGGCCTGCGGTCTGTTGCTTGATCGACGCCAGGGTCAATGGGTGTATTACCGGCTAAACCCCGAACTGCCGGCCTGGGTTCGCACCGTTCTTGAAACCACCCTGCACGCCAATGCCGAATGGCTCGAAGAAAACAGCGCCCGGCTTAAACAGATGCACGACCGCCCACTCAATACCGCAGCCTGCTGCTGA
- a CDS encoding O-methyltransferase produces MTTITSAPMASLIERLYAKANAATSPVFNDFSAEDRDRLMHSKTDYLELYGLLKDLWLPVSRDTGKLLYTLARSSKARAIVEFGTSFGLSTLHLAAALRDNGGGVLISSEFEPSKIALARQHLIEGGVSDLVEIREGDALVTLATGLPEAIDLLLLDGAKALYRDVLGLVESRLKPGALVIADNSDYCPEYLAYVRSPANGYLSLPFGEDVELSIRLG; encoded by the coding sequence ATGACCACTATCACTTCGGCCCCTATGGCCTCGCTGATTGAACGTCTGTATGCAAAAGCCAATGCCGCCACCAGCCCGGTTTTCAACGACTTTTCCGCCGAGGACCGCGACCGCCTCATGCACAGCAAAACCGACTACCTCGAACTCTACGGACTGCTCAAAGACCTGTGGCTGCCGGTCTCGCGGGACACCGGAAAACTGCTGTACACCCTGGCGCGCAGCTCGAAGGCGCGGGCCATCGTCGAATTCGGCACCTCGTTCGGCCTTTCAACGTTGCACCTCGCCGCCGCGCTGCGGGACAACGGTGGCGGTGTGCTGATCAGCAGCGAATTCGAGCCGTCGAAGATCGCCCTGGCACGCCAACACCTCATCGAGGGCGGGGTCAGCGATCTGGTGGAGATTCGCGAGGGCGATGCACTCGTCACACTCGCAACCGGGCTGCCCGAGGCCATCGACTTGCTGCTGCTCGATGGCGCCAAAGCGCTTTATCGCGACGTCTTGGGTCTGGTAGAAAGTCGCCTCAAACCCGGCGCCCTGGTGATTGCCGACAACTCCGATTACTGCCCGGAATACCTGGCCTACGTGCGCTCGCCGGCAAACGGCTACCTGTCCCTGCCTTTCGGTGAAGACGTTGAACTGTCGATACGGCTGGGTTAA
- a CDS encoding TetR family transcriptional regulator, producing the protein MTTRQTSQISSRKQPRQARSTELVAAILQAATQVLAKEGAARFTTARVAEKAGVSIGSVYQYFPNKAAILFRLQSDEWQQTTQMLRGILEDADKPPLERLRALVHAFICSECEEAQMRVALSDAAPLYRDAPEAHEVRAAGQQIFQDFMSEALTEVSAETRALACDLVSTTLSSVGKSFSGNPRSHDEIAVYSDGMADMFCAYITALNRH; encoded by the coding sequence ATGACAACCCGCCAGACCTCGCAGATTTCCTCACGCAAACAGCCCCGACAGGCCCGCTCGACCGAGTTGGTGGCAGCCATTCTGCAAGCGGCTACTCAGGTTTTGGCCAAGGAAGGCGCGGCGCGTTTCACCACCGCCCGCGTGGCGGAAAAGGCCGGCGTCAGCATCGGCTCGGTCTACCAATATTTCCCCAACAAGGCCGCCATCCTGTTCCGGTTGCAGAGCGATGAATGGCAGCAGACCACGCAAATGCTGCGCGGGATTCTGGAGGATGCGGACAAGCCGCCGCTTGAGCGGTTGCGGGCGCTGGTGCATGCGTTTATTTGTTCCGAGTGCGAAGAGGCGCAGATGCGGGTGGCGCTGAGTGACGCCGCGCCGCTTTATCGTGATGCACCGGAAGCTCATGAGGTTCGTGCGGCGGGGCAGCAGATTTTTCAGGATTTCATGAGTGAGGCGTTGACGGAGGTTTCTGCAGAAACTCGCGCGCTGGCTTGCGATCTGGTCTCCACGACCCTCAGTTCGGTGGGGAAGTCTTTCTCGGGAAATCCGCGTAGTCACGATGAGATCGCGGTGTATTCCGACGGGATGGCGGATATGTTTTGCGCCTACATCACGGCGCTGAACAGGCACTGA
- a CDS encoding response regulator transcription factor, with translation MRILLIEDDPMIGDAIHGALNDASYAADWVKNGLIALAALETQHYDLVLLDLGLPGKDGQEVLTHIRANNNPVPLLIITARDSLDDRLRGLDGGADDYLLKPFDMAELLARMRAVLRRKGGSALSVLDNGVVSLDLVSKEASTAEHSGVQLSSREFALLQALLIRPGAILSRSELEDRLYGWGNEVESNAVEFLIHALRRKLGNHVIKNVRGMGWMVSKNA, from the coding sequence ATGCGGATATTGCTAATCGAAGACGACCCGATGATTGGCGATGCGATCCACGGCGCACTGAACGATGCGAGCTACGCCGCCGACTGGGTGAAAAACGGCCTTATCGCACTCGCGGCGTTGGAAACGCAACACTACGATCTGGTGCTGCTGGACCTGGGCCTGCCCGGCAAGGACGGCCAGGAGGTCCTGACCCACATCCGCGCCAACAACAATCCCGTGCCACTGCTGATCATCACCGCCCGGGACAGCCTCGACGACCGATTGCGCGGCCTAGATGGCGGCGCGGACGATTACCTGCTCAAGCCCTTCGATATGGCCGAGTTACTCGCCCGCATGCGCGCCGTTCTGAGGCGCAAGGGTGGCAGCGCACTGTCGGTGCTCGACAACGGCGTGGTGTCCCTGGACCTTGTTTCCAAGGAAGCCTCGACGGCGGAGCATTCCGGGGTGCAACTCTCCAGCCGCGAATTCGCCTTGCTGCAGGCGTTGCTGATCCGGCCAGGGGCGATCCTTTCGCGCAGCGAGCTCGAAGACCGTCTCTATGGCTGGGGCAATGAAGTGGAAAGTAACGCGGTGGAGTTTCTGATCCATGCCCTGCGGCGCAAGTTGGGCAACCACGTCATCAAGAACGTCAGGGGAATGGGATGGATGGTTTCAAAAAACGCTTGA